Proteins encoded together in one Sander lucioperca isolate FBNREF2018 chromosome 17, SLUC_FBN_1.2, whole genome shotgun sequence window:
- the LOC116060415 gene encoding myosin heavy chain, fast skeletal muscle-like — MSTDAEMAIYGKAAVYLRKPEKERIEAQTAPFDAKSACYVADVKELYLKAKILKKDGAKVTVEVLDTKEERTVKEDEVFPMNPPKYDKIEDMAMMTHLNEASVLYNLKERFAAWMIYTYSGLFCATVNPYKWLPVYDAECVSAYRGKKRMEAPPHIFSVSDNAFQFMLTDRENQSVLITGESGAGKTVNTKRVIQYFATISVGGPKRDESKGSLEDQIIAANPLLEAYGNAKTIRNDNSSRFGKFIRIHFGTTGKLASADIETYLLEKSRVTYQLSDERGYHIFFQMMTGHIPEILDQALITTNPYDFPMCSMGQITVASIDDKVELEATDNAIDILGFTGEEKVSIYRMTGAILHHGNMKFKQKQREEQAEPDGTEEADKVAYLLGLNSADMLKALCYPRVKVGNEFVTKGQTVPQVMNAVPALAKAIYERMFLWMVIRINQSLDTKQARQFYIGVLDIAGFEIFDFNTLEQLCINFTNEKLQQFFNHTMFVLEQEEYKKEGIIWDFIDFGMDLAACIELIEKPMGIFSILEEECMFPKATDTSFKNKLYDQHLGKNKAFEKPKPAKGKIEAHFSLVHYAGTVDYNIAGWLDKNKDPLNESVIQLYQKSPVKLLAVLFPPVVEETGGAKKGGKKKGGSMQTVSSQFRENLGKLMTNLRSTHPHFVRCLIPNESKTPGLMENFLVIHQLRCNGVLEGIRICRKGFPSRILYADFKQRYKVLNASVIPEGQFIDNKKASEKLLGSIDVNHDEYKFGHTKVFFKAGLLGVLEEMRDEKLASLVTMTQALCRAYLMRKEFVKMTAMRDAVYTIQYNVRSFMNVKHWPWMKVYYKIKPLLKSAETEKELAAMKENYEKMTTDLAAALAKKKELEEKMVSLLQEKNDLQLQVASESENLNDAEERCEGLIKSKIQLEAKLKETTERLEDEEEINAELTAKKRKLEDECSELKKDIDDLELTLAKVEKEKHATENKVKNLTEEMASQDESIAKLTKEKKALQEAHQQTLDDLQAEEDKVNTLTKAKTKLEQQVDDLEGSLEQEKKLRMDLERAKRKLEGDLKLAQESIMDLENDKQQSDEKIKKKDFEISQLLSKIEDEQSLGAQLQKKIKELQARIEELEEEIEAERAARAKVEKQRADLSRELEEISERLEEAGGATAAQIEMNKKREAEFQKLRRDLEESTLQHEATAAALRKKQADSVAELGEQIDNLQRVKQKLEKEKSEYKMEIDDLSSNMENVAKAKGNLEKLCRTLEDQLSELKTKNDENVRQVNDSNAQKARLLTENGEFSRQVEEKEALVSQLTRGKQAFTQQIEELKRQIEEEVKAKNALAHGLQSARHDCDLLREQFEEEQEAKAELQRGMSKANSEVAQWRTKYETDAIQRTEELEESKKKLAQRLQEAEEQIEAVNSKCASLEKTKQRLQSEVEDLMIDVERANGLAANLDKKQRNFDKVLAEWKQKFEEGQAELEGAQKEARSLSTELFKMKNSYEESLDQLETMKRENKNLQQEISDLTEQIGETGKSIHELEKSKKQVETEKAEIQTALEEAEGTLEHEESKILRVQLELNQIKGEVDRKLAEKDEEMEQIKRNSQRVIDSMQSTLDSEVRSRNDALRIKKKMEGDLNEMEIQLSHANRQAAESQKQLRNVQAQLKDAQLHLDDAVRAQEDFKEQAAMVDRRNGLMVAEIEELRAALEQTERGRKVAEQELVDASERVGLLHSQNTSLLNSKKKLESDLVQVQSEVDDTVQEARNAEDKAKKAITDAAMMAEELKKEQDTSAHLERMKKNLEVAVKDLQHRLDEAENLAMKGGKKQLQKLESRVRELEAEVEAEQRRGADAIKGVRKYERRVKELTYQTEEDKKNVGRLQDLVDKLQLKVKAYKRQAEEAEEQANTHLSKCRKVQNELEEAEERADIAESQVNKLRAKSRDSGKGKEAAE, encoded by the exons ATGAGTACGGACGCGGAGATGGCCATTTATGGCAAAGCTGCTGTTTACCTTCGTAAGCCAGAAAAGGAGAGAATTGAGGCTCAAACTGCACCATTTGATGCCAAGAGTGCCTGCTACGTGGCTGATGTCAAGGAGCTGTACTTGAAGGCAAAAATCCTCAAGAAAGATGGTGCCAAAGTCACCGTCGAAGTCCTGGACACTAAGGAG GAGAGGACAGTGAAAGAAGATGAAGTCTTCCCAATGAACCCTCCCAAGTATGACAAGATTGAGGACATGGCCATGATGACCCATCTCAATGAAGCCTCTGTGCTGTATAACCTCAAAGAGCGTTTTGCAGCATGGATGATCTAC ACCTACTCTGGGTTGTTCTGTGCCACCGTGAACCCCTACAAGTGGCTCCCAGTGTACGATGCTGAATGTGTAAGTGCCTATAGAGGCAAGAAGCGTATGGAGGCTCCACCCCacatcttctctgtctctgacaaCGCTTTTCAGTTCATGCTTACTG aTAGGGAGAACCAGTCTGTCTTGATCAC TGGAGAATCTGGTGCTGGAAAGACTGTGAACACCAAGCGTGTCATCCAGTACTTTGCAACAATCTCAGTTGGTGGACCGAAGAGGGACGAATCAAAG GGGTCACTGGAGGATCAGATTATTGCTGCCAATCCCCTGCTGGAGGCCTATGGTAACGCCAAAACTATTAGGAATGACAACTCTTCTCGTTTT GGTAAATTCATCAGAATCCATTTCGGCACAACTGGCAAACTGGCTAGTGCTGATATTGAGACAT ATCTGCTGGAGAAGTCAAGAGTGACATACCAGCTTTCTGATGAAAGAGGCTACCACATCTTCTTCCAGATGATGACCGGCCACATCCCTGAGATTCTTG ATCAGGCACTCATCACAACCAACCCCTATGACTTCCCCATGTGTAGCATGGGTCAGATCACTGTGGCCAGCATTGATGACAAAGTTGAGCTGGAAGCAACTGAT AATGCCATTGATATCCTGGGCTTCACTGGTGAAGAGAAGGTGAGCATCTACAGGATGACTGGTGCTATCCTCCACCATGGTAACATGAAGTTCAAGCAGAAGCAGCGTGAGGAGCAGGCTGAGCCTGATGGCACAGAGG AGGCTGACAAGGTTGCTTACTTGCTGGGTCTGAACTCTGCTGACATGCTCAAGGCTCTGTGCTATCCCAGAGTGAAGGTCGGAAATGAGTTTGTCACCAAGGGACAGACTGTACCTCAG GTGATGAACGCAGTGCCTGCCCTGGCCAAGGCTATCTATGAGAGGATGTTCTTGTGGATGGTCATCCGTATCAACCAGAGTTTGGACACTAAACAAGCTAGACAGTTCTACATTGGTGTCCTGGATATCGCTGGCTTTGAAATCTTTGAC TTCAACACCTTGGAACAGTTGTGCATCAACTTCACCAATGAGAAACTGCAACAGTTCTTCAACCACACTATGTTTGTCCTGGAGCAAGAGGAGTACAAGAAGGAGGGTATTATCTGGGATTTCATTGACTTTGGCATGGACTTGGCTGCTTGCATTGAGCTGATTGAAAAG CCCATGGGAATCTTCTCCATCCTCGAAGAGGAGTGCATGTTCCCCAAGGCCACAGACACATCCTTCAAGAACAAGCTGTATGACCAGCATCTTGgcaaaaacaaagcatttgAGAAGCCTAAGCCCGCCAAGGGCAAGATTGAGGCCCACTTCTCCTTGGTGCACTACGCCGGTACCGTGGACTACAATATCGCTGGCTGGCTGGACAAGAACAAGGATCCACTGAATGAGTCGGTCATTCAGCTGTACCAGAAATCCCCAGTGAAACTGCTGGCTGTTCTGTTTCCTCCCGTCGTTGAGG AAACTGGTGGTGCAAAGAAGGGTGGCAAGAAGAAGGGTGGTTCTATGCAGACTGTGTCTTCACAGTTTAGG GAGAACTTGGGCAAGCTGATGACTAACTTGAGGAGCACCCATCCTCACTTTGTGCGCTGCCTGATTCCCAATGAGTCAAAGACTCCAG GTCTGATGGAGAACTTCCTGGTCATCCACCAGCTCAGGTGTAACGGTGTGCTGGAGGGTATCAGAATCTGCAGAAAAGGTTTCCCCAGCAGAATTCTCTATGCTGACTTCAAGCAGAG GTACAAGGTGCTGAATGCCAGTGTCATCCCCGAGGGCCAGTTCATTGACAACAAGAAGGCTTCAGAGAAGCTGCTTGGGTCAATTGATGTTAATCATGATGAGTACAAATTCGGACACACCAAG GTGTTCTTCAAGGCCGGTCTGCTGGGTGTCCTagaggagatgagagatgaAAAACTGGCATCTCTGGTCACCATGACTCAGGCTTTGTGCCGTGCTTACCTCATGAGAAAAGAGTTTGTGAAGATGACAGCGATGAG GGATGCTGTATATACCATCCAGTACAATGTCCGCTCATTCATGAATGTCAAACACTGGCCATGGATGAAGGTGTACTACAAGATCAAGCCTCTGCTGAAGAGTGCTGAAACTGAGAAGGAGCTGGCAGCTATGAAGGAGAACTATGAAAAGATGACCACTGACTTGGCTGCTGCCCTGGCCAAGAAGAAGGAACTGGAGGAGAAGATGGTGTCCCTTCTGCAGGAGAAGAATGATCTGCAGCTGCAAGTAGCATCT GAATCAGAGAATCTGAATGATGCTGAAGAGAGATGCGAGGGACTTATCAAGAGTAAGATTCAGCTCGAGGCCAAACTCAAAGAGACAACCGAGAGactggaggatgaagaggaaatcAATGCTGAGCTCACTGCCAAGAAGAGAAAGCTGGAGGATGAATGCTCTGAGCTCAAGAAGGATATTGATGACCTGGAGCTTACCTTGGCCAAAGTGGAAAAAGAGAAACATGCCACAGAGAACAAG GTTAAGAACCTGACTGAGGAGATGGCCTCTCAAGATGAGAGCATTGCTAAGCTGACCAAGGAAAAGAAAGCCCTTCAGGAGGCTCATCAGCAGACTCTTGATGACCTGCAGGCAGAGGAAGACAAAGTCAACACTCTGACCAAGGCCAAGACCAAGCTTGAGCAGCAAGTGGATGAT CTTGAGGGTTCTCTGGAGCAAGAGAAGAAGCTCCGTATGGACCTTGAGAGAGCCAAGAGAAAGCTCGAGGGTGATCTGAAACTGGCCCAGGAATCCATAATGGATCTTGAGAATGACAAGCAGCAGTCTGATGAGAAGATCAAAAA GAAGGACTTTGAAATCAGTCAGCTCCTTAGCAAGATTGAAGATGAGCAGTCACTGGGTGCTCAGCTTCAGAAGAAGATCAAGGAGCTCCAG GCTCGTATTGAGGAACTGGAGGAGGAGATTGAGGCTGAGCGTGCTGCTCGTGCCAAGGTTGAGAAGCAGAGAGCTGACCTCTCCAGGGAACTtgaggagatcagtgagaggctgGAGGAGGCCGGCGGTGCCACTGCTGCTCAGATTGAGATGAACAAGAAGCGTGAAGCCGAGTTCCAGAAGCTCCGTCGTGATCTTGAGGAGTCCACTCTGCAGCATGAAGCCACCGCTGCTGCTCTTCGCAAGAAGCAGGCCGACAGCGTTGCTGAGCTGGGAGAGCAGATCGACAACCTCCAGCGTGTAAAGCAGAAGCTTGAGAAGGAAAAGAGTGAATACAAGATGGAGATTGATGACCTCTCCAGCAACATGGAGAATGTTGCTAAAGCAAAG GGAAATCTTGAAAAGTTGTGCCGTACTCTAGAGGACCAACTCAGCGAACTGAAGACCAAGAATGATGAAAATGTCCGTCAAGTCAATGACTCAAATGCACAGAAAGCACGTCTCCTGACAGAAAATG GTGAGTTCAGCCGTCAAGTTGAAGAGAAAGAAGCTCTTGTCTCCCAGCTGACCAGAGGCAAACAGGCATTCACACAGCAGATTGAGGAGCTGAAGAGACAGATTGAAGAGGAGGTTAAG GCCAAGAATGCTCTTGCCCATGGACTGCAATCAGCCCGCCATGACTGTGATCTGCTGAGGGAGCAGtttgaggaggagcaggaggccaAGGCTGAGCTGCAGCGTGGAATGTCCAAGGCCAACAGTGAGGTGGCTCAGTGGAGAACTAAGTATGAAACTGATGCTATCCAGCGCACTGAGGAGCTTGAGGAATCCAA GAAAAAGCTGGCTCAGCGTCTTCAGGAGGCTGAGGAGCAGATTGAGGCAGTGAACTCCAAGTGTGCTTCTCTTGAGAAAACCAAACAGAGGCTCCAGAGTGAGGTGGAGGACCTCATGATTGATGTGGAGAGGGCCAATGGGCTGGCTGCCAACCTGGACAAGAAGCAGAGGAACTTTGACAAG GTGTTGGCAGAGTGGAAACAGAAGTTCGAGGAGGGTCAGGCCGAGCTCGAGGGAGCACAGAAGGAGGCTCGTTCTCTCAGCACTGAGCTGTTCAAGATGAAGAACTCTTATGAGGAatctctggatcagctggagaccATGAAGCGGGAAAACAAGAACCTGcaac AGGAGATCTCAGATCTGACTGAACAGATTGGTGAGACTGGCAAGAGCATCCATGAGCTGGAGAAGTCCAAGAAGCAGGTGGAGACCGAGAAGGCTGAGATCCAGACGGCTCTTGAAGAGGCTGAG GGAACTCTGGAACACGAAGAGTCTAAGATCCTGCGTGTCCAGCTGGAGCTCAACCAGATTAAGGGTGAGGTGGACAGGAAGCTGGCAGAGAAAGATGAGGAGATGGAGCAGATCAAGAGGAACAGCCAGAGGGTGATTGACTCCATGCAGAGCACTCTGGATTCTGAGGTCAGGAGCAGAAACGATGCCCTGAGAATCAAGAAGAAGATGGAAGGAGACCTGAATGAGATGGAGATTCAGCTGAGCCACGCCAATCGCCAGGCTGCTGAGTCCCAGAAGCAGCTGAGGAATGTGCAGGCGCAGCTGAAG GATGCACAACTGCACCTTGATGATGCTGTCAGAGCACAGGAAGACTTCAAGGAACAAGCTGCTATGGTGGATCGCAGGAACGGTCTGATGGTAGCTGAAATCGAGGAACTTAGAGCTGCTCtggaacagacagagagaggtcgCAAAGTTGCTGAGCAGGAGCTGGTGGATGCCAGTGAGCGTGTTGGACTTCTGCACTCTCAG aACACAAGCCTTCTGAACTCCAAGAAGAAGCTTGAGTCTGACCTGGTCCAGGTCCAGAGTGAAGTGGATGACACTGTTCAGGAAGCAAGAAATGCAGAGGACAAGGCCAAGAAGGCCATCACTGAT GCTGCTATGATGGctgaggagctgaagaaggagCAGGATACCAGCGCTCACCtggagaggatgaagaagaacCTGGAGGTCGCTGTTAAGGACCTGCAGCACCGCCTGGATGAGGCTGAGAACCTGGCCATGAAGGGTGGCAAGAAGCAGCTCCAGAAACTCGAGTCCAGG GTGCGTGAACTGGAGGCAGAGGTTGAGGCTGAGCAGAGACGCGGAGCAGATGCCATTAAGGGTGTCCGCAAATATGAGAGGAGGGTGAAGGAGCTCACCTATCAG ACTGAGGAGGACAAGAAAAACGTTGGCAGGCTGCAGGATCTGGTTGACAAATTGCAGCTGAAGGTCAAGGCCTACAAGAGGCAGGCTGAGGAGGCG GAGGAGCAGGCCAACACTCATCTGTCCAAGTGCAGGAAGGTTCAGAAtgagctggaggaggctgaggagCGCGCTGACATCGCAGAGTCCCAGGTCAACAAGCTGAGGGCAAAGAGCCGTGACTCTGGCAAG gGAAAAGAAGCAGCAGAGTAA
- the LOC116060419 gene encoding uncharacterized protein LOC116060419 isoform X6, with the protein MICSILLLIILTSCVSGTFVVNVTQTSYQAEENHDITLEWTFTTNPHSSSNYLFVFCELLTDLRSSVLFRLHKGVEVPESQDEQFAGRVQWDKDVLREGQLRLYVSTLRTEDSGLYVCDVILNYRSNSGKCQLNVTAARDRSEPETPNTTSPPQPESRGRIGLYCGLTAALLGFCFCRCLLREQEFSSKFKGGLRKSYSSAGGSMETVSSTTSKRQRHRNYEGVC; encoded by the exons ATGATCTGCAGCATCCTGCTGCTCATCATCCTGACCTCCTGTGTCTCTG GAACATTTGTAGTGAATGTGACCCAGACCTCCTATCAGGCAGAGGAGAACCACGACATCACACTGGAGTGGACCTTCACAACCAACCCTCACAGTTCCTCCAACTATCTTTTTGTCTTCTGTGAACTGTTAACTGATCTCAGATCCTCAGTCCTGTTTCGTCTCCATAAAGGAGTTGAGGTCCCAGAGTCTCAGGATGAACAGTTTGCAGGACGAGTCCAGTGGGACAAAGACGTCCTCAGAGAAGGACAACTCAGACTTTATGTGTCCACACTAAGGACTGAAGACTCAGGACTGTACGTGTGTGATGTGATCTTAAATTATAGGAGTAACTCTGGTAAATGTCAGCTCAATGTCACTG CAGCGAGGGATCGGTCTGAACCTgagacaccaaacacaacaagtcCACCACAACCAGAGAGTCGGGGAAGGATCGGCCTCTACTGTGGACtgacagcagctctgctgggtttttgtttctgtcgtTGTCTGCTGAGAGAACAAGAGTTCTCCTCGAAGTTTAAAGGTGGATTGAGAAAAAGTTACAGTTCAGCAGGTGGATCAATGGAAACCGTTTCATCAACAACTTcaaaaagacagagacacagaaattACGAAGGTGTTTGTTAG
- the LOC116060419 gene encoding uncharacterized protein LOC116060419 isoform X9, giving the protein MICSILLLIILTSCVSGTFVVNVTQTSYQAEENHDITLEWTFTTNPHSSSNYLFVFCELLTDLRSSVLFRLHKGVEVPESQDEQFAGRVQWDKDVLREGQLRLYVSTLRTEDSGLYVCDVILNYRSNSGKCQLNVTARDRSEPETPNTTSPPQPESRGRIGLYCGLTAALLGFCFCRCLLREQEFSSKFKGGLRKSYSSAGGSMETVSSTTSKRQRHRNYEGVC; this is encoded by the exons ATGATCTGCAGCATCCTGCTGCTCATCATCCTGACCTCCTGTGTCTCTG GAACATTTGTAGTGAATGTGACCCAGACCTCCTATCAGGCAGAGGAGAACCACGACATCACACTGGAGTGGACCTTCACAACCAACCCTCACAGTTCCTCCAACTATCTTTTTGTCTTCTGTGAACTGTTAACTGATCTCAGATCCTCAGTCCTGTTTCGTCTCCATAAAGGAGTTGAGGTCCCAGAGTCTCAGGATGAACAGTTTGCAGGACGAGTCCAGTGGGACAAAGACGTCCTCAGAGAAGGACAACTCAGACTTTATGTGTCCACACTAAGGACTGAAGACTCAGGACTGTACGTGTGTGATGTGATCTTAAATTATAGGAGTAACTCTGGTAAATGTCAGCTCAATGTCACTG CGAGGGATCGGTCTGAACCTgagacaccaaacacaacaagtcCACCACAACCAGAGAGTCGGGGAAGGATCGGCCTCTACTGTGGACtgacagcagctctgctgggtttttgtttctgtcgtTGTCTGCTGAGAGAACAAGAGTTCTCCTCGAAGTTTAAAGGTGGATTGAGAAAAAGTTACAGTTCAGCAGGTGGATCAATGGAAACCGTTTCATCAACAACTTcaaaaagacagagacacagaaattACGAAGGTGTTTGTTAG